A stretch of DNA from Pyramidobacter piscolens W5455:
GACTTGATTCTGACCGAAGGAGCAGGCGATGTATGTGTGATTGGCGATCTGGTCGTTCAGGAGTTGAACAGGAGTTTTGCGTCGGCTCTTTGACATTTTGATTTTTATGGGGGCGGGCAATGCGGAAAAGATTACGGTGGTGCATATATTCTTTTTTAGCGGGATCTTTTCTGTGCCTGAACGATCGTTTTCAACCCTTTCGCCTGAAGTCGTTGCAGGTTGAAAATTTTTCGGCCGAGTTCGAGACGAATCTGCGCGATTGGAGCGAGTCATTCCTGAATTTCCATCCAGCATGGCTTTTGGCGAAAAGCGAACTTAAAAGCTATGAACGGCAATATCCCTTTACGATAGAAACGCAATGGAACCCTTTTCGTGGCGCACTGAAACTGACCGCGGTCCCCTTTGTTCCGGCCATGAGAATCGTCTGGCAGCATGCCGAGTATCTTATTGCGCAGGACGGTGCGGCATGGCGCCGCGATCTGTGGGACAAGGTGCTGACTGCGGAAATTCCGCAGCTCCCTGAACTTCGGGTGGGGAATTCGTTTCCTTTGCTTGAGGATCTGGGGCTCAACGGAGTTACTCGTTTGACGGTTTCGTATCAATGGCTTTATTCACTGCAGCAAACTCTGCTTTCCCAGAAGGACCTGAAAGTTTCCGATGTGGAACTGCTCCGCCGCGGCGGAGAAGATGTGGTTGCCTGTGTTTTTGAAAACGTCGGGACAAAAAGCCAGTCGTCTTTTATTGGAAAAGTGTCTCATCTTGAAAAAAGTCTCATCGTCGTGAGAGAATTGACTGGCGCGAAACCGGAACAAAAAACGTCGATCGATGCGACGTACGAGGATAAAATAATTATCAAGAAAAACAGCGTCATCCCTGAATAATGTTTGAGGGTAAAGGAGAGAGGATTTATGGGCAGAGATTCTGACATCCTGGTGGGACTTGATCTCGGCACGAAGAAAATAGCCGTGGCAGTTGCCGAACGAGCGCCGGAAAACCCCGATAAAGCGCAGATCATAGGCATAGGACAGGCGCCTTCCCGAGGTCTGCGCAAAGGTATGATCGTCAATCTCGATCAGGCGGTCAGTTCGGTCTCCGACGCTATCGCCGATGCCGAATCTATGCTCAGCGGTATAAAGATCAGCCGTGCTGTGGTCGCTTTCAGCGGTATCGACGTAAAATGCCACGTACTGAAGGGAAAGATTTCCCTGGGACGTTCGCCGCGCCAGATCATGGCTGAAGACATCGAGCGGGTCATCGAGACGGCACTGAGTGAGCTTCAGCTGCCGCCGAGCAGTTGCTGCCTTCATTCAATTCCGATTAAATATGCTATCGACGGCAACAGCGGGATCGACAATCCTTTGGAGATGACGGGCATCCGTCTGGAGGTCGAACTGACGGCGCTCGTAATCCCTACTACCGTGGCGCAAAATGTGGTAAACTGTGTGGAAAAAGCGGGAGTCTCTGTGGTTGGTCTTGTTCTCAAACCTGTCGCCGAGGCTTTGGGAACGCTGAGCGCCGACGAGCGGGCGATGGGCGCCTCCCTTGTGGCGATCGGCGGTGGAACGACGAGCGTGTCGATCTTTTCCGAAGGACATATGGTTCACGCCGCGGAAATTCCTGTTGGCGGCGATCATATTACCAACGATATTTCCTGCGTCATGAAAATTCCTTTTGCGATCGCGGAAGAGCTAAAAAAAGATATTGACGTGGACCCGAAGGCGGAAACGACGGAAACGGATGGAACGCTGACGGTGGAACACCGCGGCCGAAAGCGTGAACTGGGCAAGGAAGAAGTGGGGGAGATCATGGCAAGCCGTCTGGACGAGCTTTTTGCCGACAGCATCGTTCCCAGTCTCAAAGCGATCCAAAAGGCGGGGCTCCCCACTGATGTGATTCTGACGGGCGGCGTCATGATGACTCAAGGCATCGTTCCGTTTGCCGATTCTTACTTGGGAACATCCGTGCGAGTCGGCGTGCCCGTGCTTCAGGAGGAGATGCAGCGAGGACGCAATGACTGTCGTTACAGTGCCGTATCGGGGATTATCGTGTATCTGATGGAAAGGAGAAAGAATCCCTTTGCATACGTGGAAGCGCCTATGTCGATTTTCAAAAACATTGCCACCGGCAAATCTTCTAAGAGAATGAAAGGTGCAAGAAGACCTTCTCAGTCGCCCCTTAAATCCTTTGCCCGCAATGCGAGAGAACTTTTCAGAGAATTATTCTAAGGAGGACCGGTTCCATGGACGACAGCGAGATCTTCTCGATCACCAACGATGCACCCCTTGAGGATGGCGATATCGGCGCGTTAGTTCCGCGAGAAGTCATCAAGGTTATAGGTGTCGGCGGCGCCGGCGGCAACGCACTGAATACGATCATTCGCAGCGGCATTGATGATGTGGATTTTATTGCCGGCAACACCGACGTCGCGGCGCTGCGGCTTTCGGAGGCTTCGTCGAAATTGATCCTGGGGCGCAATCTGACCAAGGGACGGGGCGCCGGCGCGAATCCCAGCGTTGGGCAGGAAGCGGCTCAGGAATCTGAAGAGGAAATCTCACAGCTTCTTGAAGGGGCCGACATGGTCTTCATCACTGCCGGCATGGGCGGCGGCACCGGTACGGGGGCAGCTCCCGTGATCGCCGGCATTGCCAAGGAAAAAGTCGGCGCGCTGGTCGTCGCGATCGTGACCTATCCTTTCAGCTGGGAGGGACCGAGGCGTATTCAGCAGGCGACTGAAGGCATCGGCAGACTGCGAGAGAAAGTCGACGCGCTGGTCATCGTGCACAACGACCGTATCATCGAACTTTCCGATAAATCGACGACGTGGCAGGAGGCCTTCAAGATGAGCGATGAAGTCCTTCGGCAGGCCGTCGCCGGAGTGACGGGCGTGATTCGCAAGATCATGCAGGTCAACGTGGATTTCGCGGACGTGTGCACGATCATGCGCAACGCCGGGACCGCCATCATGGGCGTCGGCGAAGCCAAGGGCGATGGCCGTGTGCTCGCGGCGGCCCGCGCGGCGATGAATGGGCCGCTGATGACGGCGCCGATGAACGGAGCTTCTTCTGTATTGTACTGCATCGAGTCCGGCGAGGACTTGAGCATTCTCGAGATGAACGAAGCGGCGAAGTTGATCTCCGCTTCTGCCCGCGAGGACGCGAACATCATCTGGGGGCAGGGCATCGATCCCTCCATGGGCGATACCGTGCGCTTTACCTTGATCGCTACGGGATTCAAGGACGTTCTTGCCGACAAGAACGACGCCAAGGCGCGGGCCGGGGCGGATTCCGCCGGCTTGTTCGAAAAACAGAACCTGACGCCCAGCGACGTAGTTTCGGAAGAGCCTCACAGTATTTTTGAAGGGCTTGGCTCTGGACTTGATATCCCGACGACTTATAGACGCCGCAAAAAGTAACGAGGATTTTCGGACGGGGACAAGTCTGCTTGTCCCCGTTGTTGTTATGCCATATGATTTTACGAGACAGAGGTGATTTTTATGGCAGCCAGATCAACGAGCCGTTTTAAGCAAAAACCGGCTGTTCCGTTTGGCGACTTTATGCTGCCGATTCTTGGCGTTGTCGCGCTGGGCATTGTCGTGGTCGGGATTCGCCTTCTTTGGGCCCCCAATCCTCCGAAGCCGACCGTTATCACACAGCCGCGCCCGATCGCCCAGCACCAGAGCGCGGGAATCGTCGCGGGCAAAAAAGCTGGTGCGGAAGACGGCGTGGTGACGAAAAAAGAAAAAATTGACAACGTGATTATCGCTCAACCCGTACAGCGGAAAAGCGACAGTCGGTCTCAAACCGAAAATCGCCCGGGCACGCCAAGCGGCGAGGGCGGAGACAATGCGTCGCAAAAAAGCCCGTCGCAACCGCGAGCCGCTCGTGTCGAGCCCAAGAAAGGCGATGCTGCGCCAGGGGAAAATCGCGTCGTTGTCCGCGGCGGCAGCATCGACAAGAGTTTGTTTATTATCCAGTGCGGTTCCTACACCGACCGCGCGGCGGCAAACGCCGTCGTTTCGTCGCTTCAGAAGATGGGGCACAGCGCCGTGGTGCGTCAGGCGGAGGTGCGCGGCAAGAACTACTATCGCGTGATCGTGGCCGGCGGCCGCGACCGCGCGGTGGCCGACGAGATCGCGAAGGATATCAAGGCGGCGGGGCATCCGGTCCTGGTACGGCAGAATCAGTGAGCGGCAAGACCATGCTTCCGAAAAAACTGCTGATCATCACGGGGCTGTCCGGCAGCGGGAAAAGCAGCGCGCTGCATCTTCTGGAAGATCAGGGCTTTTTTACGGTCGACAACATTCCCGTCGGCATGCTTCCGGAGTTGATCGGGATCCTGTCGCAGCATCCCAAAGCGCTGGAAAACGGCGTAGCGGCCGTGATCGACGTGCGCAGTCTCGATCTTCCGGACTGTCTGCCGCGCGTGCTCGATGATCTGAAACAGAAGGGCGTCAACGTCCAGATTCTTTTTCTCGAAGCGTCGGAGGATGTGCTGCTGCGCCGCTATAGCTTGACGCGTCGGCGTCATCCGCTTGGCTTCATGAACTCCCTGCTGGAAGGGATCGGCCTCGAACGCAAGCAATTGGCGCAGTTCCGGCGCATTGCCGACCGTATCATCGATACTTCCGCGCTGTCGAGCGCCCAGCTGCGCGCCGAGATCTTCTCGATCCTGGCGCGCAATCCGGCCGGATTGCAGGTGACGGTCAGTTCGTTTGGCTTCAAGTACGGCGTGGCGCTTGACGCCGATTTTGTGCTGGACGTACGTTTCCTCGTCAATCCTTATTACGTGGAGACGCTGAAACATCTCTCGGGACGTGACGAACCGGTACAAAAGTACATCTACAACGATCCGATGGCCAGTTCGTTTTTGCACCAGAGTCTGGAACTTTTCGAGAGCATCATTCCTGTGTATCATTTCAGCGGCAAAAACTATTTGCAGATCGCCATCGGCTGTACGGGCGGCCGTCACCGCTCCGTTTTTGCGGCTGAATGGCTGGGAGAGCGACTGGGACGGATTGACGGCGTGGATTGCCGCATTAAGCATCGCGACCTCGAACGGGACGAACGGGGAGGGCGGGAATCATGACGCTTTTGTTCGCTGTGGCGCTGATTTTTGTCGGCGGCTGTCTGGCCGGCGGCGTGACCGTGTCTCTGCTGTTCCGCAACAGCCGCCGTGTGCGAAGTTTCATATCGAAAAGAACAAACGAACGGGAAGCGGCGGCTGCTGCCGTACAGCTCCGTCTCGCGGGAGGGCCCCATTTTGTGGCAGTCGGCGGCGGGACGGGGCTTTCTTCTCTTTTGAAGGGACTGAAGGGTTATACGCGCAACATCGTCGCCCTGGTCACGGTGACCGATGAAGGCGGCAGTTCCGGGCGCCTGGTGCGCGACTGGGGCATGCTGCCTCCCGGCGACATCCGCAACTGTCTGGTCGCCCTCAGCGAAAACGACGATCAGCTGCGGGCCTTCATGAACTTCCGTTTCGGCCAGGGCGATCTGAAAGGACACAGTCTCGGCAATCTGATCCTGTTGGCGGCGACGGAGCAGTCGGGCGATTTCAAAAACGCCGTGGAGCTCGTCAACAATTTGCTGGCGATCCGCGGCCGGGTGCTGCCGATCACGACGGAAAACGTCACGCTCGTCGCGGAGACGAACGACGGAGCGACTTTGCGCGGCGAGCTGGCGGTGGCGGAACGCGGCCGCGACATTCGCAGCATCCGCCTCGAACCTTCGGGCGTGAAGCCGGTGCGCGAGGCGTTTTCGGTCCTTCGCCATGCCGATATGGTCATTCTGGGGCCGGGCAGCCTCTTTACGAGCGTCATCCCCAACCTGCTGGTGGAGGATTTCACCGCCGCGCTGCGCACGTCGAAACGCCCCGTCGTTTACGTTACCAATCTGATGACCCAACCGGGCGAAACCAGCGGCATGACGCAGCTCGATCACATTCAGTGGGTCGCCAAGGCGCTGGGACGTTACCCCGACGCTGTGGTCCTCAATGAAGATATCATTCCCGAACCGCTGCGGGAAAAGTATCGCGCTCAAGGAGCCGAGCCTTTGTCGCTGGGACGTCAGGACGAAGAGTTTTTGATCTCGAAAGGCTGTCAGGTTTTCCGCGCCTCGTTGCTTCAGATTCAGGAGAGCGGCGTCGTTCGCCATCACAGCGCCCGACTGGCCGAGGCGTTGATGCGGATCAGCCGCAAGCTGAACGGCGGGTACGAGTTATGAAGATCAGCACCGCGCAATGGGACGAATGGTTTTTGGCCCCCGTAACCGACGCGGTTTCCGCGGAGTCCGAGCTGTCGGGAATCGTCGCCTGCATGAACAAACAGACCGTCGGGACCGAAGTGCGCATCTCGTCGTCGCGGCTGTGGGTCTACCGCCGTTTCCGCCGTCTCTGGCCGTGTGTGCGCTGGAGCGGCGAGGCGGACCTGAGCGAGATCCTGCGCGTGCAGAGTCGGAAAGTGGCGGTCGTGTTGCCGCAGTCTCTTTACAAGACGATTCTTACGAAACGTCACCGCCGCGATTTTATCCGCTGGGCCTGGGCGCGCGGCGTCTTCGGCTGCGCGGGGAGCGTTTACAATCCCAAGAGAGGATATTACTGCATCATGCGTTTTCACGATGCGTCGGTGGCGCGCAATATGAGCGAACTGCTGGAGGGCAGCGGAATCACTTTCTCGGCGCGGGATAAGGAAAACGTGCGCGAACTGACGATCCGCGACCTTCAGCAGATCATGCGCTTCTGTTATTTTATGGGCATGTCGGCTTTGGCGCAAACTCTTGAGAAGCGTTCGATAATGCGCGGCAGCCGCGACCTGGCCAATAAGCAGGCCAACTGCGACAGCGCCAATATTCGCCGCAGCGTGGAAACTTCCCGCCAGCACGTGGCGATGATTGATTTTCTGCGGCGGCTTGACGTGAAACTGATTCCCGAAAAGCTGATCCCTCTGGCCCGGGCACGGCTCGAGAATCCGGAAGCGACGTTGTCCGACCTTGGCGATCTGCTTCGCCCGCAGGTGAGCAAAAGCACCGTGAAATACCGCCTGAAAAAATTGCTCGCGATCGCGGAAGAGGCTGGTTTTGATCCGTCAAAGCAGCCCTGACGTGAAAGTTATCGGCGTAAATCTTGACAGCCGGCTGTTTTGCGCTTAATCTAAACACACGGTATGATGTCGCTTGCGAAGGCCGTTTTCCCGGCGGGAACGGCCAATAATTCTTAGGAGGCTGCTGCTATGAGCAAAGTTCGAGTTGCAATCAGTGGTTTTGGCAGAATTGGCCGTCTTGTTCTTCGTGCCATGTCGGAGTATGACAAAAAAGGTCTTTTCGAGGTCGTCGCCGTTACGAGGCACAGCGCGTCAGCCGACCAGATGGCGTATCTTTTCAAGTACGATTCCGTGCACGGCCGCTTCGACGGCACGGTCACTTCGGAAGGCGACTCCATCGTTGTCAACGGCCGAAAGATCCTCTGCGTCGCGCCCGAAAACGACGTTTATCCTTGGAAGGAACTGGGCGTCGAGCTGGTCATCGAAGCGACCGGCAAGAACGTGACTGCCGAAAAGGCGGGCGCGCATCTTGCCTGCGGCGCCAAAAAGGTCGTCATCACCGCGCCGGGGAAAGGCGACGGAGTGGCCACGTTCGTGATGGGCGTCAACGAGGGAAAATACGACCCTGCCAAGGACCACATCGTTTCCAACGCGTCCTGCACGACCAACTGTCTGGCGCCGATCGCCAAGATCCTTAACGACGCGTTCGGCATCGAAAAAGGATTGATGACGACCGTCCACTCTTACACGGGCGATCAGAATCTGGTCGACAAGTCCCATAAGAAGAGCAACTACCGCGCCCGCGCGGCGGCGTGTTCCATGGTCCCCACCACGACCGGCGCCGCCAAGGCCGTGGCGCTCGTCATCCCGGCCCTGAAGGGCAAACTGAGCGGCATGGCGCTGCGCGTGCCCACGCCCGACGTCTCGATCGTCGATTTGACCTTCGTCCCCGGCCGCGCGGTGACGGCCGACGAAGTGAACGCAGCCGTGAAAAAGGCCGCCGAGGGCGCCATGGCTCCCTACGTGGGCTACGTCACCGACGAGTGCGTGTCCGCCGATTTCATTCACGACGACCGTTCCAGCATTTTCGCGCCCGATCAGACCATCGAGATGAACGGACTCGTCAAAGTGTTCGCCTGGTACGACAACGAGTGGGGCTATTCCTGCCGCTGCGTCGACCTGGTCAACTACGTGATCGCCAAGGGGCTCTAAAATGCCGAGGCTCCGCGGAATTTCCGACGCGCCCCTGCAGGGCAAAAAAGTTCTGGTCCGCGTCGATTTCAACGTGCCGTTCAAAGACGGCAAAGTCAAGGACAATTCCCGCATCGTCGCGCATAAGAAGACCATCGACGCGCTGCTGGCCGGCGGCGCTCTGGTGACGATGGTCTCGCACTTCGGGCGTCCCAAAGGGCAGGTCGTGCCGGAGATGTCATTGGGACAGATCCGCGCAGACGTGGAAAAAGGGCTGGGGCATCCGGTGCGTTTCGTGCCCGAGTGCGTCGGCCCCGAGGTCGAAGTGGCCGTCGCGGCGCAGAAGCCCGGCGAGCTGCTGCTGCTGGAGAACTCTCGCTTCCACGCCGAGGAGCAGAAGAACGATCCCGAGTTCAGCAAGCTGCTGGCAAAGCCGTTCGATCTGTTCGTCATGGACGCGTTCAGCGCTTCGCACCGCGGCGACTGCACCACCGAAGGCGTCGCTCATGCGCTGCCCGCCTACGCCGGCTTTTTGATCGCCCGCGAGGTGGAAGCGCTCGAGCGCGTCAAATCCGCTCCGGAAAAACCGTATGTACTGGTGCTGGGCGGCGCGAAAGTTTCCGACAAGATCGGCGTGATCGAACACATGCTCGACAAGGCCGATACGATCCTGATCGGCGGCGGCATGGCCTTTACGTTCCTGTCCGTGCGGGGCGGAACGATCGGCAAATCGTTGTACGACGCCGAGCACGCGGACTTTGCCAAAGACGTGCTGGCGCGCGCCGCGGCGAAGGGCGTGAAGATTTTGCTGCCGACGGACGTCGTTGCGGCGGCGGAAATCAGTGACGAGGCTCCGCGTTCCGTAGTTCCCGCGGCCTTGGTGCCCGACGGCATGATGGGCTTGGACATCGGCCCGGAGACGGCCAAATCCTTTGCCGCGGAAATCGCCAAAGCGAAAACGGTTTTGTGGAACGGCCCCATGGGCGTGTTCGAGAACGAACCGTTCGCCGCCGGCAGCCGCGCCGTGGCCGAGGCGATGGCGGCGGCGACCGCCAAGGGTGCGTTCACCGTGGTCGGCGGCGGAGATACCGCTTCGGCCGTGAAGAAATTCGGCCTGAAGGACGCGATGTCCCACGTGTCCACCGGCGGCGGCGCCAGCCTCGAATACTGCGAGGGCAAAAATCTGCCCGGCATCGCCGCGCTTGAAAACAAGTAGCCGAGAGAGTACAATCGCCCCGGAGAACGTTCTCCGGGGCGATTTTTGTATATGGGGGAAGCGCGACGATGAATCTGAGCTCATGCGATATCTGCCCGCGCCACTGCGGAGCGAACCGGCGGGCCGGACAGAAAGGCTGGTGCGGCGCCGGCGAACTGGCGCGCGTGGCGCTGGTATCGCTGCACCGCTGGGAAGAACCGTGCCTGACCGGCGAAAAAGGCGCCGGAACGGTTTTTTTCTCCCACTGCACCATGAAATGCGTCTTCTGCCAGAATTATGACGTCAGCCACGGGGGGCGGGGCATTGAAGTCAGTTCGGAGCGCCTCGCCGGGATCTTTCTCGAACAGCAGCGCCGCGGCGCCGCGTCGCTCGACTTGGTGACGCCGACGCACTACGTGCCGCAGATTGTCGAGGCGCTCGATCGGGCCAAAGCGAACGGTTTTTCTCTGCCGGTCGTGTACAACTGCGGCGGCTACGAGCTGCCGGAGACGATCGAAGCGCTGCGCGGTTCCGTGGACGTGTTCCTGCCCGACCTGAAATATTGCGACGATTCCCTGGCGCGGCGGTACTCCAACGCGCCGGATTATTTTCGATACGCTTCGGCGTCGATCGAGAAAATGTTCGAGATCGCGGGGCCGTTCGTGATGAAAGACGGGCTGATGACCCGCGGCGTGCTGGTGAGGCACCTGATCCTGCCGGGGCACTATCGCGACAGTCTCAGGCTGCTGGATTATTTGCAGCGCACCTTCGGTTCGGACATCTGCGTGAGTCTGATGAACCAGTTCACGCCCATGCCGCAGGCCGCTTGCTGCCCCGAGCTGAACCGCCGCCTGATGGCCTGCGAGTACGACAAGGTGCTGGACCACGCCGAAAAGCTCGGCATGGAAAACTGTTTTATCCAGCGCGGCCACACGGCGATGGAAAAATTCATCCCCGTCTTCGACGGGCGCAACGTCGCCCGCGATGAAGAAACGTAAACGCAGCGGCAGGAAGAAGACGCGGTCAACCGCGCCGTTCTTCCTGTCGCTGCGTTATTTTGCGATCGCGGGTAAAAAACGGCGCGGCGTTGACATAATGTTGAGAACGATGTTATTATTATTTTCATAATATGTTTTGCTTCCAAGGGTGCCGCGCCGCCGAAAGAGCGAGTACAGCTGCATCAAGCGCCGTACTCGCTCTTTCGGCGGCGCCTTTTCATTTTTCGACAGAGAGGTCGTGGCGATGAAACCGCTTATGGATAAGCAAAAATCTTCCTGTGTCGTCATGAAACAGAATCAGGCCGGACATCCGCTCGTGAGCGTCGTCGTCCCCGTGTACAACGTGGAAGAATATCTCGAAGACATGCTGCGGAGCGTTTTGCGTCAGTCGTTGACGCAACTGGAAGTGATCTGCGTCAACGACGGCTCGACCGACGCTTCGTTGGACGTGCTGATGCGCTGGGCCGCCGAGGAGCCGCGCATTTCGGTGCTGTCGCAGGAAAACGCCGGACTGTCGGCCGCGCGCAACCGCGGGCTTGACGCCGCTGCGGGCGAGTACGCGATCTTTCTCGACGCCGGGGACAGGCTGCTGCCCGACAGTTTGCGGCGGCTGTACGATGCGGCTGTGAAAAACAAACTGGATTTGGTCAAAGGGGCGGTGCGCCTGAAGGGCGCGCGCCGCGGCGAAACGGAGCTGCCGGCGCCGTGGAGTCACCGCGATTGCCCGAAACTGTGGACGGCCGCGACCTTTGCCGAAGCGCCGCGCGAGCTGCTCGAGACGGCCGTTTCTTTCTACGGTCTGTACCGAACCGAGTTCGTGCGCCAAAGCGGCCTTGCGTTTTCGCCGCTGCCGGACGGCGGCGAACGCAGCTTCTCCGTGGGCTGTCTGACTGCGGCGCAGCGTCTGATGATCACCGACATTCCCGTCGCCGAGCGCCGTGTCGCCGAAACGGGATCGCCGTCCTTCGAACGTCAGATTGTCTCGTATGCCGCGATTCGCGAGTTAGCGGCCACACTGCCGCAGGCAACGGCGCGCCTGGTTTGCCAGTGGGGGCTCAATCGCGTTTTCGAAGAATATTTCCGTCGGCTAGAACGGGGAAAAGACGTTTACGCCCTCCACGAACGCATCAAAGAGTTTGTCTGGTGCCTCGACGCAGACGACGTCGGCGAAGATTTTATCGCGGCGTTTGCGTACAAGGAGCATTTCTGGACGCTGAAAAATCTGTGTCTGCCGCCGCGCTTTGAGGGACGGCACGGCATCGCCGCGGAGGCGCGCCCGCTCGTCACGATCGTCATGCCCGTCTTCAACGCGCAGAGGTATCTGTGCGAAGCGGTGGAGAGCGCGCTGAGGCAGTCGCTGACTTCGTTCGAGCTGCTGTGCGTCGACGACGGTTCGACGGACGACACGCCCAATGTCCTGCGCGAATACGCCGCGCGCGACGGCCGGATCGTCGTGACGACGCAGGAACATGCCGGCGTCGGCGTGGCGCGTAACTTGGCGCTGGACGCGGCGCGGGGCGAATACGTGACGTTCCTTGACTCCGACGACGCGTTCGACGCCGATTATCTGCTGAAGATGACCGACCGGGCGCGCTCGACTCGGGCGGACGTCGTCGTGGGAGGAACGTACCGCTGGCAGGGCGGCGAAGCGGCGACCGCCGAACCGTCTTCGTTGCGGTTGAACCTGCTGCCGCGCGACCTGCCCGTGTTTTGTTGGCGCGACGTGCCGCAGTATATTTTCAATTTTTGCGACGGCGGTCCGGGCGGCAAGCTGTTCCGTCGCGATTTTATCGACTCCCTTCGGCTCCGCTTTCCGGCGCTGCCGCGCGCGGAAGATATTGTCTTTGTTTATGCGGCGCTGGGTGAAGCCTCGCGGATTATTGCGTACGACACTCCCGGGTACCGGCGCCGCGTCAACAATCCGCGCAGCCTCGA
This window harbors:
- a CDS encoding glycosyltransferase family 2 protein, coding for MKPLMDKQKSSCVVMKQNQAGHPLVSVVVPVYNVEEYLEDMLRSVLRQSLTQLEVICVNDGSTDASLDVLMRWAAEEPRISVLSQENAGLSAARNRGLDAAAGEYAIFLDAGDRLLPDSLRRLYDAAVKNKLDLVKGAVRLKGARRGETELPAPWSHRDCPKLWTAATFAEAPRELLETAVSFYGLYRTEFVRQSGLAFSPLPDGGERSFSVGCLTAAQRLMITDIPVAERRVAETGSPSFERQIVSYAAIRELAATLPQATARLVCQWGLNRVFEEYFRRLERGKDVYALHERIKEFVWCLDADDVGEDFIAAFAYKEHFWTLKNLCLPPRFEGRHGIAAEARPLVTIVMPVFNAQRYLCEAVESALRQSLTSFELLCVDDGSTDDTPNVLREYAARDGRIVVTTQEHAGVGVARNLALDAARGEYVTFLDSDDAFDADYLLKMTDRARSTRADVVVGGTYRWQGGEAATAEPSSLRLNLLPRDLPVFCWRDVPQYIFNFCDGGPGGKLFRRDFIDSLRLRFPALPRAEDIVFVYAALGEASRIIAYDTPGYRRRVNNPRSLEHTKDESPLAFWEATKLWKRNLAASECWPQVKQSFINSTLDRCAYNLRMVGTLDSVFRILRELRTQANELMELDRRDRGYFYNPSNLDYVTRLLQYEDESEYLFARCRRLDGLELQLRNVNARCAKLEKDRSLAAQEASRRQAAEKELSSARSQLQKETSQRQTAEKELSSARSQLQKETSQRQTAEREAETARNQLRTKENVMHDLQRSVSFRLGRVLTWVPRKARGGVRCWRDHGLAHILRRALWHLGLKK